The following are encoded together in the Vidua macroura isolate BioBank_ID:100142 chromosome 6, ASM2450914v1, whole genome shotgun sequence genome:
- the SLIRP gene encoding SRA stem-loop-interacting RNA-binding protein, mitochondrial codes for MAAPSAVRAAGRRSRRLFDIFVAEIPWTVSSKELKEYFSQFGTVQRCQLPFDRDTGFHRRYCWIKFSTPEEVQNVLQKDSHILEGSKLALQHQIRRRRSQRKNQSE; via the exons ATGGCGGCGCCCAGTGCGGTGCGGGCAGCGGGGCGCCGCTCCCGGCGGCTCTTCGACATCTTCGTGGCTGAGATTCCCTGGACGGTATCGAGCA AGGAGCTGAAGGAGTACTTCTCCCAGTTCGGGACGGTGCAGAGGTGCCAGCTGCCTTTC GACAGAGATACAGGTTTTCACAGACGTTATTGCTGGATTAAATTCTCAACTCCAGAAGAAGTTCAGAATGTGTTACAGAAAGACTCCCACATTCTTGAAGGTTCCAAG CTTGCTCTCCAACACCAGATCCGTAGAAGACGCAGTCAAAGAAAGAATCAAAGTGAGTGA